In one Rutidosis leptorrhynchoides isolate AG116_Rl617_1_P2 chromosome 8, CSIRO_AGI_Rlap_v1, whole genome shotgun sequence genomic region, the following are encoded:
- the LOC139864843 gene encoding uncharacterized protein isoform X2: MENCKAISLIKPKRRRRPTRPCPPAIQKIHKKMLYLQRNKPELFKLEMAKIHEELANWKRIEAKPIIEDLETRNRRAAKITRPVKVVFIPGTIRDTSEEATYTKSEAKIYMELANTDPRLQVFTVLNPATGLPDEAFTACVIKRYRNDQCDSGLTAPATADDVQGTSFVLKSLYEDLCKSSETMVDVLGKN, encoded by the exons ATGGAAAATTGTAAGGCTATTTCTTTAATAAAGCCTAAGCGTCGTCGGCGTCCTACCCGTCCTTGCCCCCCGGCGATACAAAAGATACATAAAAAAATGTTATATCTTCAAAGAAACAAGCCAGAGCTGTTCAAATTGGAGATGGCTAAAATTCATGAGGAATTGGCTAATTGGAAAAGGATTGAAGCGAAGCCTATCATCGAAGATCTAGAAACCCGAAATC GTCGAGCTGCTAAAATAACTCGTCCTGTCAAGGTTGTCTTCATTCCGGGAACTATAAGAGATACATCAGAAGAAGCAACTT ATACCAAATCTGAAGCCAAAATATATATGGAGCTAGCCAATACAGACCCACGTTTGCAGGTGTTTACGGTTTTGAACCCCGCAACTG GGCTGCCAGATGAAGCTTTTACAGCATGTGTAATCAAGCGCTACCGCAATGATCAATGCGACTCTGGATTAACTGCTCCGGCAACTGCTG ATGACGTTCAAGGAACATCATTTGTGCTTAAGAGCCTCTATGAGGATCTCTGCAAGTCAAGCGAAACCATGGTTGATGTTCTCGGTAAAAATTAA
- the LOC139861675 gene encoding uncharacterized protein isoform X2, translating to MRCCTAAVLNDEGGLIVKNYVAILDQVKRKKTTGSCSEAKRNLEEKKAIGAGEEERITEVDGNLMGSIIAQEIIIIIILEIDTASLKRLQLLEFEYMSGLPSYFVKPSYWFTSRFAQV from the exons ATGCGTTGCTGTACTGCTGCTGTTCTTAATGATGAAGGTGGTCTAATTGTCAAAAACTATGTTGCCATTCTTGATCAG GTGAAGCGGAAAAAGACTACTGGATCATGCTCCGAAGCCAAGAGAAATCTAGAGGAAAAAAAGGCAATTGGAGCAG GGGAGGAGGAAAGAATAACAGAGGTGGATGGAAATTTAATGGGAAGCATAATCGCtcaagagataataataataataattctggaAATCGACACAGCAAGTCTCAAAAGGTTGCAGCTGCTTGAATTTGAATATATGAGTGGCTTACCAAGTTATTTTGTGAAACCAA GTTATTGGTTTACGAGCCGCTTTGCTCAGGTTTAG
- the LOC139865032 gene encoding UDP-glycosyltransferase 76G1-like — MENQGETSSCRRLRVVLFPLPFQGHINPMLQLANILYSKSFSITIIHTNFNSIYTSKYPHFTFRPVLDNDSKNSNLAMLSSKGIGDLLSGIIMLNQCSADNLRQELEYMITASLQQQERIVCLITDALWYFTQSVADSLKLPRIVLRTSSLFCVVVYASIPILDEQAYFNHVDSVYYEENMYTDMDNANYVKRPESSESGPNYPDLEERVSEIPILKLKDILKMRIKGQADPTASLLANMLKQTKASSGIIWNSFKELEEPELEKILKDFHVPCFLIGPFHKYFPASLSSLMEPDTSFMSWLNQQSPNSVLNISFGSTAQLEEQDFLEMAHGLADSMQPFLWVMRPAFVKGSEWMKSLPNGFIDSVGDRGRIVKWAPQQDVLAHEAIGAFWTHNGWNSTLESICEGVPMICSPFWGDQPLDARYVTDVLKVGVYLENGWSRDEIARTVRRVMEEEGEELRKSARCLKEKVSASIIKGGSSYEYLESLVRYISSF; from the exons ATGGAGAACCAAGGAGAGACCAGTAGTTGCAGGCGACTAAGGGTGGTTCTGTTTCCATTGCCGTTCCAAGGCCACATAAACCCAATGCTTCAATTAGCAAACATACTTTATTCCAAAAGCTTCTCAATCACTATCATTCATACTAACTTCAACTCTATTTACACATCAAAGTACCCTCACTTTACCTTTCGTCCCGTTCTTGATAATGACTCAAAAAACAGCAATCTTGCCATGTTATCTTCCAAAGGAATTGGCGATCTTCTTTCTGGTATCATAATGTTGAATCAGTGTAGTGCAGACAACTTGCGCCAAGAGTTGGAATATATGATAACAGCTTCATTGCAACAACAAGAGCGAATCGTATGTTTGATTACAGATGCACTTTGGTACTTCACTCAATCTGTGGCAGATAGTCTTAAGCTTCCAAGAATTGTTTTGAGAACAAGTAGCTTGTTTTGTGTAGTTGTTTACGCGTCCATACCAATTCTTGATGAGCAAGCTTACTTCAACCATGTCGACAGTG TTTATTATGAAGAGAACATGTACACGGATATGGACAATGCAAACTACGTCAAGAGACCCGAAAGCAGTGAGTCGGGTCCCAATTATCCAGATTTGGAGGAACGAGTGTCGGAGATCCCAATTCTCAAACTGAAAGATATATTGAAGATGAGAATCAAGGGACAGGCGGACCCCACAGCAAGTTTATTAGCTAACATGTTGAAACAAACAAAGGCATCATCAGGAATCATTTGGAACTCTTTTAAGGAACTTGAAGAACCTGAACTCGAAAAGATCCTTAAAGACTTTCATGTTCCATGTTTTCTGATAGGCCCGTTTCACAAATACTTCCCAGCCTCGTTGAGTAGCTTAATGGAACCAGACACAAGTTTTATGTCATGGTTAAACCAACAATCACCTAACTCTGTACTGAACATAAGTTTTGGTAGTACCGCTCAACTTGAAGAACAAGATTTCTTAGAAATGGCTCATGGTTTAGCCGATAGCATGCAACCATTCTTGTGGGTGATGCGGCCAGCGTTTGTTAAAGGTTCGGAATGGATGAAAAGTTTACCTAATGGGTTTATAGATTCGGTGGGGGATAGGGGGCGTATAGTGAAATGGGCTCCACAACAAGATGTATTAGCTCATGAAGCGATTGGAGCATTTTGGACTCATAACGGATGGAACTCGACACTGGAGAGCATTTGTGAAGGTGTTCCGATGATTTGTTCACCGTTTTGGGGTGATCAACCATTAGATGCAAGATACGTGACTGATGTTCTTAAAGTTGGGGTTTACTTGGAAAACGGGTGGTCAAGAGATGAGATAGCGAGAACAGTAAGACGAGTAATGGAGGAAGAAGGTGAAGAACTTAGAAAGAGTGCAAGGTGTTTGAAAGAAAAAGTAAGTGCTAGTATAATCAAAGGTGGCTCGTCATATGAATATTTAGAGTCACTTGTTCGTTACATATCTTCGTTCTAA
- the LOC139861675 gene encoding uncharacterized protein isoform X3, producing MRCCTAAVLNDEGGLIVKNYVAILDQVKRKKTTGSCSEAKRNLEEKKAIGAGEEERITEVDGNLMGSIIAQEIIIIIILEIDTASLKRLQLLEFEYMSGLPSYFVKPSRLSF from the exons ATGCGTTGCTGTACTGCTGCTGTTCTTAATGATGAAGGTGGTCTAATTGTCAAAAACTATGTTGCCATTCTTGATCAG GTGAAGCGGAAAAAGACTACTGGATCATGCTCCGAAGCCAAGAGAAATCTAGAGGAAAAAAAGGCAATTGGAGCAG GGGAGGAGGAAAGAATAACAGAGGTGGATGGAAATTTAATGGGAAGCATAATCGCtcaagagataataataataataattctggaAATCGACACAGCAAGTCTCAAAAGGTTGCAGCTGCTTGAATTTGAATATATGAGTGGCTTACCAAGTTATTTTGTGAAACCAAGTAGGTTGTCTTTTTAA
- the LOC139861675 gene encoding uncharacterized protein isoform X5 encodes MVMTSSSFMDMDAHDETCGICRMAFDGCFRDCKLPGDDCPLSCLQPCFPSSLHFEMGEFTDSLSAQFHVSQGMAERMIFSTDSKTVMDMLQDV; translated from the exons ATGGTG ATGACGTCCAGTAGCTTCATGGACATGGATGCTCATGATGAAACGTGTGGAATTTGTAGGATGGCTTTTGATGGTTGTTTTCGTGACTGTAAACTCCCTGGAGATGATTGCCCATTAA GCTGCTTGCAACCATGCTTTCCATCTTCATTGCATTTTGAAATGGGCGAATTCACAGACTCCCTAAGCGCACAGTTCCATGTGTCGCAGGGAATGGCAGAAAGAATGATTTTCAGTACCGATTCAAAAACA GTAATGGACATGCTACAGGATGTGTAA
- the LOC139861205 gene encoding UDP-glycosyltransferase 76G1-like, with protein sequence MADQTPTRVNRNRRIILFPLPYQGHINPMLQLANILYSKGFSITIFHTNFNAPNTSNYPHFTFKFILDNDPNDQRYCNLPLTGMASFDRIFVFNDHGADSLRHELDLEISKKDEPPVSCLITDALWYFTQSVADSVNLPRLVLRTSSLFCFLVYSSMPILHDRGYLGLANDNTTVKQVLAEFPVLKVKDIMKMGFKSSTDAIGGVLNNMVKQTKASSGIIWNSFKELEETEFEMVVRDIKAPSFLIPFPKHFTGSSSSLIEQDRTFFPWLDQQPPNSVVYVSFGSTTNVDEKDFLEIAHGLVDSGQPFLWVVRPGYVNGSTWIEPLTDGLVGKNSRIVKWTPQQEVLAHKAIGAFWTHNGWNSTLESVCEGVPMILSPFFGDQALNARYMSDVLKVGVYLGNVWHKEDIANAIRRIMVDNEGEEIRERAKVIKQKLDVSLIKGGSSYESLESLVSYVSSL encoded by the exons ATGGCGGACCAAACACCAACCAGGGTTAACCGGAACCGGAGAATAATACTATTTCCACTACCATATCAAGGTCACATTAACCCAATGCTTCAGCTTGCAAACATCCTCTATTCGAAAGGCTTTAGCATCACCATCTTTCACACCAACTTCAACGCACCAAACACATCCAATTACCCTCACTTCACTTTCAAATTCATCCTCGACAACGATCCTAATGATCAACGTTATTGCAACTTACCCTTAACTGGTATGGCTTCTTTTGATCGTATATTTGTGTTCAATGATCACGGTGCAGATTCGTTACGCCATGAACTGGATCTTGAAATTTCGAAAAAAGATGAACCGCCAGTGTCGTGTTTGATCACTGATGCACTTTGGTACTTCACGCAATCGGTTGCTGATAGCGTTAATCTCCCACGACTTGTTTTGAGAACAAGTAgcttgttttgttttcttgtttattCTTCCATGCCAATTCTTCATGATCGTGGTTACCTTGGTCTTGCTAATGATAACACCACCGTTA AACAAGTATTAGCAGAGTTTCCTGTGCTAAAAGTGAAAGACATTATGAAGATGGGTTTCAAGAGTAGTACTGACGCCATAGGAGGCGTTCTCAATAACATGGTGAAACAAACAAAAGCGTCTTCGGGAATCATTTGGAACTCGTTTAAGGAACTCGAAGAAACCGAATTCGAAATGGTTGTTCGTGACATCAAGGCACCAAGTTTCTTAATACCGTTCCCCAAGCATTTCACGGGGTCATCAAGTAGCTTAATCGAACAAGATCGAACCTTTTTCCCATGGTTAGACCAGCAACCACCTAATTCTGTAGTTTATGTTAGTTTTGGTAGCACTACTAACGTGGATGAGAAAGATTTTTTAGAAATAGCTCATGGGTTGGTAGACAGCGGGCAACCGTTTTTATGGGTGGTTCGACCAGGGTATGTTAACGGTTCGACATGGATTGAACCGTTGACCGATGGGTTAGTGGGTAAAAACAGCCGAATTGTGAAATGGACTCCACAACAAGAAGTGTTGGCTCATAAAGCAATTGGAGCGTTTTGGACTCATAATGGATGGAATTCGACGTTGGAAAGTGTTTGCGAAGGTGTACCTATGATTTTATCGCCTTTTTTTGGCGATCAAGCGTTAAATGCGAGATACATGAGTGATGTTTTGAAAGTGGGTGTGTATTTGGGTAATGTGTGGCACAAAGAAGATATAGCAAATGCAATTAGAAGAATAATGGTGGATAATGAAGGAGAAGAAATTAGGGAAAGGGCAAAAGTAATTAAGCAAAAGTTAGATGTTTCTTTAATCAAGGGTGGCTCATCTTATGAATCATTAGAGTCTCTAGTTTCTTATGTTTCTTCCTTGTAG
- the LOC139861675 gene encoding uncharacterized protein isoform X4 has protein sequence MRCCTAAVLNDEGGLIVKNYVAILDQVKRKKTTGSCSEAKRNLEEKKAIGAGEEERITEVDGNLMGSIIAQEIIIIIILEIDTASLKRLLVYEPLCSGLDYYIT, from the exons ATGCGTTGCTGTACTGCTGCTGTTCTTAATGATGAAGGTGGTCTAATTGTCAAAAACTATGTTGCCATTCTTGATCAG GTGAAGCGGAAAAAGACTACTGGATCATGCTCCGAAGCCAAGAGAAATCTAGAGGAAAAAAAGGCAATTGGAGCAG GGGAGGAGGAAAGAATAACAGAGGTGGATGGAAATTTAATGGGAAGCATAATCGCtcaagagataataataataataattctggaAATCGACACAGCAAGTCTCAAAAG GTTATTGGTTTACGAGCCGCTTTGCTCAGGTTTAGATTACTATATAACATAA
- the LOC139864843 gene encoding uncharacterized protein isoform X1, with product MENCKAISLIKPKRRRRPTRPCPPAIQKIHKKMLYLQRNKPELFKLEMAKIHEELANWKRIEAKPIIEDLETRNRRAAKITRPVKVVFIPGTIRDTSEEATCYTKSEAKIYMELANTDPRLQVFTVLNPATGLPDEAFTACVIKRYRNDQCDSGLTAPATADDVQGTSFVLKSLYEDLCKSSETMVDVLGKN from the exons ATGGAAAATTGTAAGGCTATTTCTTTAATAAAGCCTAAGCGTCGTCGGCGTCCTACCCGTCCTTGCCCCCCGGCGATACAAAAGATACATAAAAAAATGTTATATCTTCAAAGAAACAAGCCAGAGCTGTTCAAATTGGAGATGGCTAAAATTCATGAGGAATTGGCTAATTGGAAAAGGATTGAAGCGAAGCCTATCATCGAAGATCTAGAAACCCGAAATC GTCGAGCTGCTAAAATAACTCGTCCTGTCAAGGTTGTCTTCATTCCGGGAACTATAAGAGATACATCAGAAGAAGCAACTTGTT ATACCAAATCTGAAGCCAAAATATATATGGAGCTAGCCAATACAGACCCACGTTTGCAGGTGTTTACGGTTTTGAACCCCGCAACTG GGCTGCCAGATGAAGCTTTTACAGCATGTGTAATCAAGCGCTACCGCAATGATCAATGCGACTCTGGATTAACTGCTCCGGCAACTGCTG ATGACGTTCAAGGAACATCATTTGTGCTTAAGAGCCTCTATGAGGATCTCTGCAAGTCAAGCGAAACCATGGTTGATGTTCTCGGTAAAAATTAA
- the LOC139863271 gene encoding UDP-glycosyltransferase 76G1-like, with protein MADQTRTSVNRNQRIILFPIPFQGHINPMLQLANILYSKGFNITILHTNFNAPKASNYPHFTFQSILDNDPENKSSVSRDIHTFAQNLLFKQDGAELAFREELKLLLSSRNDGHVLCLITDALWHFTQSVADSLNLPRLVLRTSSLFCTIVYASIPVLDDLGYFKLSDNNHLEKLVPEFPVLKLKDIVKMGLKGKKDPVAELIGNMVKNMKTSSGIIWNSFKELEESEIETILDKFPVPNFLIPFPKYITAASSSLLELDRTCFPWLDQQPPNSVLYVSFGSIGQVEVKDHLEIAHGLVDSKQPFLWVVRPGFVNGSTWLEALPDGLMGEGGRVVKWVPQQEVLAHKAIGAFWTHSGWNSTLESVCEGVPMICSPFRSDQPLDARYVSDVSKVGVYLENGWQRDEIANAIRKIMTNKVGEEIRERSKALKQKLDASLDKGGSSYESLESLVTYISNFNFGGII; from the exons ATGGCGGACCAAACAAGAACTTCTGTTAACCGAAACCAGAGAATAATACTATTTCCGATACCATTTCAAGGCCATATTAATCCAATGCTTCAGCTTGCAAATATTCTCTACTCTAAAGGCTTCAATATCACCATCCTTCACACCAACTTCAACGCACCAAAAGCATCAAATTACCCTCACTTCACTTTTCAATCCATCCTAGACAACGATCCTGAAAACAAATCATCGGTGTCACGAGACATACACACATTTGCTCAGAATCTATTGTTCAAACAAGACGGAGCAGAACTTGCTTTTCGTGAAGAATTGAAATTGCTGTTATCCTCGCGAAATGATGGACATGTTTTGTGTTTGATCACTGACGCACTTTGGCACTTCACGCAGTCAGTCGCTGATAGCCTTAACCTCCCACGTCTAGTTTTGAGAACAAGTAGCCTCTTCTGTACTATTGTTTACGCTTCCATACCTGTTTTAGATGATCTTGGTTACTTCAAACTTTCTGATAACAACC ATTTGGAAAAACTAGTGCCAGAGTTTCCGGTACTAAAACTGAAGGACATCGTTAAGATGGGTCTCAAAGGCAAGAAAGATCCTGTTGCGGAACTCATAGGTAACATGGTGAAAAATATGAAAACGTCTTCAGGGATTATTTGGAACTCGTTCAAGGAACTTGAAGAATCCGAGATCGAAACTATTCTCGATAAATTCCCAGTTCCAAATTTCCTTATACCATTTCCTAAGTATATAACTGCCGCATCGAGCAGCTTACTAGAGCTAGATCGAACATGTTTTCCATGGTTAGACCAACAACCACCAAATTCTGTCTTGTATGTTAGTTTTGGAAGCATTGGTCAAGTTGAGGTGAAAGATCATTTGGAAATAGCTCATGGGTTGGTGGATAGCAAGCAACCTTTCTTATGGGTGGTTCGACCTGGTTTTGTTAATGGGTCAACATGGCTTGAAGCGCTGCCTGATGGGTTAATGGGTGAAGGAGGGCGAGTTGTGAAATGGGTCCCACAGCAAGAAGTGTTGGCTCATAAAGCGATTGGGGCGTTTTGGACTCATAGTGGATGGAACTCAACTTTGGAGAGCGTTTGTGAAGGTGTACCGATGATTTGTTCGCCTTTTCGGTCCGATCAACCGTTGGATGCAAGATACGTGAGCGATGTTTCGAAGGTCGGGGTGTATTTGGAGAATGGGTGGCAAAGAGACGAAATAGCGAACGCGATTAGAAAAATAATGACTAATAAAGTAGGGGAAGAAATTAGAGAAAGATCAAAAGCTCTTAAACAAAAGTTAGATGCTTCTTTAGACAAGGGTGGATCTTCTTATGAATCATTGGAGTCTCTAGTTACTTATATTTCGAATTTTAATTTCGGtggtattatataa
- the LOC139861675 gene encoding uncharacterized protein isoform X1, with amino-acid sequence MRCCTAAVLNDEGGLIVKNYVAILDQVKRKKTTGSCSEAKRNLEEKKAIGAGEEERITEVDGNLMGSIIAQEIIIIIILEIDTASLKRLQLLEFEYMSGLPSYFVKPIVLCRLLVYEPLCSGLDYYIT; translated from the exons ATGCGTTGCTGTACTGCTGCTGTTCTTAATGATGAAGGTGGTCTAATTGTCAAAAACTATGTTGCCATTCTTGATCAG GTGAAGCGGAAAAAGACTACTGGATCATGCTCCGAAGCCAAGAGAAATCTAGAGGAAAAAAAGGCAATTGGAGCAG GGGAGGAGGAAAGAATAACAGAGGTGGATGGAAATTTAATGGGAAGCATAATCGCtcaagagataataataataataattctggaAATCGACACAGCAAGTCTCAAAAGGTTGCAGCTGCTTGAATTTGAATATATGAGTGGCTTACCAAGTTATTTTGTGAAACCAA TTGTGTTATGTAGGTTATTGGTTTACGAGCCGCTTTGCTCAGGTTTAGATTACTATATAACATAA